One part of the Lycorma delicatula isolate Av1 chromosome 7, ASM4794821v1, whole genome shotgun sequence genome encodes these proteins:
- the LOC142327451 gene encoding putative gustatory receptor 28a: protein MRISNLIALITAYVATSVEANYTGEVVHKVLKSGQTFHIANDLEHFSIQLLHKKLLFTARDFYVIDCKLITSIVGTVATYLVILTQLIHRNES, encoded by the exons ATGAGGATTTCCAATCTTATTGCACTTATAACAGCTTATGTGGCAACTAGTGTTgag GCTAATTATACTGGAGAAGTTGTCCACAAAGTTTTGAAATCAGGTCAAACATTTCACATTGCTAATGAT TTGGAACATTTCTCTATACAGCTGTTACATAAGAAATTACTTTTCACAGCCCgtgatttttatgtaattgacTGCAAATTGATTACAtca ATAGTTGGAACTGTGGCTACCTATCTTGTCATTTTAACTCAGCTAATTCACAGAAATGAATCATAG